One genomic window of Acidovorax radicis includes the following:
- the ccoS gene encoding cbb3-type cytochrome oxidase assembly protein CcoS, with product MDILYLLIPLSVILVLLILVGLWWAVYHGQFESVEQEGERILRDD from the coding sequence ATGGATATTCTTTATCTGCTGATTCCGCTGTCCGTCATTCTGGTTCTTTTGATTCTGGTGGGGCTGTGGTGGGCTGTCTATCACGGCCAGTTTGAGAGTGTGGAGCAGGAGGGGGAGCGCATTCTCCGAGACGATTGA
- the ccoP gene encoding cytochrome-c oxidase, cbb3-type subunit III, translated as MSDFTSNFWSVFVTTLTLVGIFSCALLLWMAGRKKVAATADNTTGHVWDEDLVEMNNPLPRWWVWLFVITIVFALGYLAVFPGLGSFTGKLNWTQKGEYEAEMAKAKTELEPLYARFTSMKPEDVAGDPQAHAIGERLFMNNCAQCHGSDARGSKGFPNLTDADWLHGGSPEKIRETINKGRIGNMPPMAAAVGTPEDVRNLSHYVLSLSGSPHDSLRASLGKSKFTACAACHGMDGKGNQALGAPNLTDDIWLHGWGEAAITAMINNGKVNQMPAQEEKLTEAQIGVLAAYVWGLSNKQVASR; from the coding sequence ATGAGTGACTTCACCAGCAATTTCTGGTCGGTCTTTGTGACCACGCTGACCTTGGTCGGTATTTTTTCCTGCGCGCTGCTGCTGTGGATGGCCGGCCGTAAAAAAGTGGCTGCAACCGCCGACAACACCACGGGCCATGTCTGGGACGAAGATCTGGTCGAAATGAACAACCCGCTGCCACGTTGGTGGGTGTGGTTGTTCGTTATCACCATTGTCTTTGCGCTCGGGTATTTGGCCGTATTTCCCGGTCTGGGTAGCTTCACGGGTAAGTTGAACTGGACCCAAAAGGGCGAGTACGAAGCCGAAATGGCCAAGGCCAAAACCGAGTTGGAACCGTTGTACGCACGTTTCACGTCCATGAAGCCGGAAGACGTTGCAGGGGATCCCCAAGCCCATGCCATTGGTGAACGCCTGTTCATGAACAACTGCGCCCAGTGCCATGGTTCGGATGCCCGTGGCAGCAAGGGTTTTCCGAATCTGACGGACGCTGATTGGTTGCATGGCGGCTCTCCCGAAAAAATCCGTGAGACGATTAATAAGGGCCGTATCGGCAACATGCCCCCGATGGCGGCTGCTGTAGGCACGCCGGAGGATGTTCGCAACTTGTCGCACTATGTGCTGAGTCTTTCGGGTAGCCCGCATGATTCCTTGCGTGCCTCGTTGGGCAAGTCAAAGTTCACCGCCTGCGCTGCATGCCATGGCATGGACGGCAAGGGCAACCAAGCCCTTGGTGCCCCTAATCTGACCGATGACATCTGGCTTCACGGTTGGGGCGAGGCAGCCATCACCGCCATGATCAACAACGGTAAAGTCAACCAGATGCCTGCTCAGGAAGAAAAGCTGACGGAAGCGCAGATTGGCGTTCTGGCAGCCTATGTCTGGGGCTTGTCGAACAAGCAAGTCGCCTCACGGTGA
- a CDS encoding FixH family protein: MSSTPVAAVSGALPAAPWWKFGHVWLVIAGPAIVVVAGFVTLWLAIARPDPVVAEDYYQQGIEINKTLKAPEKSLAPAMKGRNHAATPVQDQPR; this comes from the coding sequence ATGTCGTCAACCCCTGTTGCCGCTGTATCTGGTGCGTTACCTGCTGCACCATGGTGGAAGTTTGGTCACGTATGGCTCGTGATTGCCGGCCCTGCCATTGTGGTCGTGGCGGGTTTCGTCACTCTGTGGCTCGCTATCGCGCGGCCCGATCCGGTCGTGGCGGAGGATTACTATCAACAGGGCATCGAAATCAACAAGACGCTGAAAGCCCCTGAGAAAAGTCTCGCACCTGCCATGAAAGGGCGTAACCATGCCGCGACCCCGGTGCAAGATCAACCCCGCTGA
- the ccoG gene encoding cytochrome c oxidase accessory protein CcoG gives MKTPSEPTRKVIPITPVASDVSSEGEIVSLFEAQKKIYPRSITGLFARWRWAMVFLTQLVFYGLPWLEWGQRQMVLFDLGARRFYIFGLVLYPQDFIYLTGLLIISAMSLFLFTAVAGRLWCGFACPQTVYTEMFMWIEHKIEGDRSARLRLDKSPWSFEKLRKKSLKHIVWLVVALWTGFTFVGYFVPIRELGPELLAFSGGWQVFWVLFYGFATYGNAGFMREQVCKYMCPYARFQSAMFDSDTLIVTYDVERGERRGPRNKSVDYKAKGLGDCIDCTLCVQVCPVGIDIRDGLQYECIGCGLCVDACNTVMEKMQYPKGLIRYSTQNAVANRWSQSQILQRVLRPRVLIYSAALLVLCVGMLVSLSMRTPLKVDVVRDRAALSRIVAGGKLENIYRLQIMNATEGEQLYRISARGLDALEVASDTDVTISAADSRWVAVRLQIPYGAAEPGSHTVYFDVQAVGTGAHVTEKSVFLVPR, from the coding sequence ATGAAGACTCCCAGCGAGCCCACTCGCAAGGTCATTCCTATTACGCCAGTCGCGTCTGATGTTTCGTCAGAAGGTGAAATCGTTTCTCTGTTTGAAGCGCAGAAGAAGATTTATCCGCGATCCATCACAGGTCTGTTTGCCCGTTGGCGCTGGGCTATGGTGTTTCTCACGCAGCTCGTTTTCTACGGGTTGCCCTGGTTGGAGTGGGGGCAGCGCCAGATGGTGTTGTTTGACCTCGGGGCGCGGCGGTTTTATATCTTCGGGTTGGTGCTTTACCCGCAAGACTTTATTTATCTGACCGGCTTGCTGATCATTTCAGCAATGTCGCTGTTTTTGTTTACGGCCGTGGCAGGGCGTCTTTGGTGTGGTTTTGCGTGCCCGCAAACCGTCTACACCGAAATGTTCATGTGGATTGAGCACAAAATCGAAGGGGACCGGAGCGCGCGGTTACGACTCGACAAGAGCCCCTGGTCCTTTGAGAAGCTTCGCAAAAAATCGCTGAAGCATATTGTTTGGCTTGTCGTTGCGCTGTGGACCGGGTTCACCTTTGTGGGCTATTTTGTACCGATCCGCGAGCTGGGTCCGGAGCTTCTGGCCTTCAGTGGTGGGTGGCAGGTTTTCTGGGTGCTTTTTTATGGATTTGCCACCTATGGCAATGCCGGCTTCATGCGGGAGCAGGTATGCAAGTACATGTGTCCTTACGCTCGGTTTCAGAGCGCCATGTTTGACAGCGATACATTGATTGTTACTTATGACGTAGAGCGGGGTGAGCGCCGCGGTCCACGCAACAAATCCGTGGATTACAAAGCCAAAGGTCTGGGTGACTGCATTGATTGCACGCTTTGTGTTCAGGTTTGCCCGGTCGGTATCGATATCCGTGATGGATTGCAATATGAATGCATAGGCTGCGGCCTGTGTGTCGACGCTTGTAATACCGTGATGGAAAAAATGCAGTACCCGAAGGGCTTGATCAGGTACTCCACACAAAATGCAGTTGCCAATCGTTGGTCGCAGTCGCAGATATTGCAACGCGTGTTGCGCCCTCGGGTATTGATTTACAGCGCAGCGCTGCTGGTCTTGTGCGTGGGAATGCTTGTGAGTCTGTCGATGCGGACTCCACTGAAGGTGGATGTAGTGCGCGACCGTGCTGCGCTGTCTCGTATCGTGGCAGGTGGCAAACTCGAGAACATTTACCGCCTACAGATCATGAATGCCACCGAGGGAGAGCAACTTTATCGTATCAGTGCCCGTGGTTTGGATGCGCTGGAGGTTGCCTCGGATACCGATGTGACCATCAGTGCTGCGGATTCGCGTTGGGTGGCTGTCAGGTTGCAAATACCGTATGGAGCTGCTGAGCCAGGCTCGCACACGGTGTATTTTGATGTGCAAGCGGTTGGAACTGGTGCCCACGTGACGGAGAAATCTGTTTTCCTCGTGCCACGTTAA
- a CDS encoding cbb3-type cytochrome oxidase subunit 3, translating into MDITTMRIVATVVSMVCFVGIWIWAYRGRNKSRFDEAAQLPFEQD; encoded by the coding sequence ATGGATATCACAACCATGCGCATCGTAGCTACGGTGGTATCGATGGTCTGTTTTGTCGGCATCTGGATCTGGGCCTACAGGGGGCGCAACAAATCCCGGTTCGACGAGGCGGCGCAGTTGCCCTTTGAGCAAGATTGA
- the ccoN gene encoding cytochrome-c oxidase, cbb3-type subunit I, protein MDSPKTSVAHYNDTVVRQFSIMAVVWGVVGMLVGVLIAAQLAWPELNFGIPWLSYGRLRPLHTNAVIFAFGGSALFATSYYVVQRTSQARLFGGPLIPFTFWGWQLVILAAVVSLPLGYTSGKEYAELEWPIDILITLVWVSYAIVFFGTIGVRKVKHIYVANWFFGAFILAIALLHVVNSAEIPAGFMKSYSAYAGVQDAMVQWWYGHNAVGFFLTAGFLGMMYYFIPKQAGRPVYSYRLSIVHFWALIFTYMWAGPHHLHYTALPDWTQSVGMVFSLILLAPSWGGMINGIMTLSGAWHKLRDDPILRFLIVSLSFYGMSTFEGPMMSIKTVNALSHYTDWTIGHVHSGALGWVGLITIGSLYYLVPRLFGKEKMHSMKAIELHFWLATIGIVLYIAAMWIAGVMQGLMWRAINPDGTLTYTFVESVKATYPFYVIRVAGGLLYLSGMVIMAWNVWLTAISGRSVKVAIPAVNAAHA, encoded by the coding sequence ATGGATTCTCCAAAAACAAGTGTTGCGCATTACAACGATACAGTTGTGCGCCAGTTTTCTATCATGGCCGTGGTATGGGGGGTGGTTGGTATGTTGGTGGGCGTTTTGATCGCCGCCCAGCTCGCCTGGCCTGAACTCAACTTTGGCATTCCCTGGCTCAGTTATGGCCGTCTACGTCCGTTGCATACCAATGCGGTGATTTTTGCGTTTGGCGGCTCCGCACTGTTTGCTACCAGCTATTACGTTGTGCAGCGCACCAGCCAGGCGCGCTTGTTTGGCGGCCCTTTGATTCCATTTACCTTTTGGGGCTGGCAATTGGTCATTCTGGCGGCCGTCGTCAGTTTGCCCCTGGGATACACGTCGGGCAAGGAATATGCCGAACTTGAGTGGCCTATCGATATCTTGATCACCCTGGTCTGGGTGTCTTATGCCATCGTGTTTTTTGGCACGATTGGTGTGCGAAAGGTCAAGCACATCTACGTGGCGAACTGGTTTTTTGGCGCTTTCATCCTGGCGATTGCGTTGCTGCATGTTGTGAACAGTGCTGAAATCCCCGCGGGTTTCATGAAGAGTTATTCCGCTTACGCCGGGGTGCAGGACGCCATGGTGCAGTGGTGGTACGGCCACAATGCCGTCGGCTTCTTCCTCACAGCGGGTTTCCTGGGAATGATGTATTACTTCATTCCTAAACAGGCCGGTCGTCCGGTTTACAGCTATCGCCTGTCCATCGTTCACTTTTGGGCACTGATTTTCACGTACATGTGGGCGGGCCCACACCATCTGCACTACACCGCGCTGCCTGACTGGACGCAATCGGTGGGTATGGTGTTCTCCCTGATCCTGTTGGCTCCTAGCTGGGGCGGCATGATCAACGGCATCATGACGCTGTCGGGTGCATGGCACAAGCTGCGCGACGATCCGATCCTGCGCTTCCTGATCGTGTCGCTGTCGTTCTATGGCATGTCCACTTTTGAAGGTCCGATGATGTCCATCAAGACCGTGAATGCCCTGAGCCACTACACGGATTGGACCATTGGACACGTGCATTCGGGCGCGCTGGGCTGGGTGGGTCTTATCACTATTGGCTCGCTCTATTACCTCGTGCCGCGCTTGTTTGGCAAAGAGAAGATGCATTCCATGAAGGCTATCGAGCTGCACTTCTGGCTGGCAACGATTGGCATCGTGCTGTACATCGCAGCCATGTGGATTGCCGGCGTGATGCAGGGCCTGATGTGGCGCGCTATCAACCCCGACGGCACGCTGACATACACCTTCGTGGAGAGCGTGAAAGCCACTTATCCGTTTTATGTGATTCGTGTGGCTGGCGGGCTGCTGTACCTGAGCGGCATGGTGATCATGGCCTGGAACGTGTGGCTCACCGCCATCTCCGGCCGATCGGTCAAGGTGGCGATTCCCGCCGTGAATGCGGCGCACGCCTGA
- the ccoO gene encoding cytochrome-c oxidase, cbb3-type subunit II, whose amino-acid sequence MSDKNTSASTGFSHEKVETNNFLMIVLILLVIAIGGMVEIVPLFFQKSTTEAVKGVEPYTALQLAGRDIYIREGCYNCHSQMIRPFRAETLRYGHYSVAGEFVYDHPFQWGSKRTGPDLQRVGGKYSDEWHRIHLNNPRDVVPESNMPAYSWLDKNQVDPAVMAPRMKALRTVGVPYTDEQINAAAGEVKGKSEQDALIAYLQIMGRALK is encoded by the coding sequence ATGTCCGACAAAAACACATCTGCTTCGACCGGTTTTTCCCACGAGAAGGTGGAAACCAATAATTTCCTGATGATCGTGCTCATCCTGCTCGTGATCGCCATTGGCGGCATGGTAGAGATCGTGCCGCTGTTCTTTCAGAAGTCCACCACAGAGGCTGTCAAAGGCGTCGAGCCCTACACCGCTTTGCAACTGGCTGGTCGCGACATCTACATCCGCGAGGGCTGCTACAACTGCCACTCGCAGATGATCCGTCCGTTCCGTGCCGAGACCTTGCGTTACGGGCACTACTCGGTGGCCGGTGAGTTTGTGTACGACCACCCCTTCCAGTGGGGGAGCAAGCGCACGGGGCCTGATCTGCAACGTGTTGGCGGCAAGTACAGCGATGAATGGCATCGCATTCACTTGAACAACCCGCGCGACGTGGTGCCTGAGTCCAACATGCCTGCCTATTCATGGCTGGACAAGAACCAGGTAGACCCGGCCGTGATGGCACCCCGCATGAAGGCGCTGCGCACCGTGGGTGTGCCTTACACCGACGAGCAAATCAATGCGGCGGCTGGCGAGGTCAAGGGCAAGTCTGAGCAGGATGCTCTTATTGCCTACCTGCAGATCATGGGCCGCGCGCTCAAGTAA
- the hemN gene encoding oxygen-independent coproporphyrinogen III oxidase, with the protein MTAVSPDLLRRFDVPGPRYTSYPTADRFVEAFGQDEYVLALEQRRSGTMAKALPLSLYVHIPFCESLCYYCACNKIITKHHDRADVYLRYLSREIDLHTAHCGGGQVVSQLHLGGGTPTFLSDAGLRELMAMLKRSFAFAPGGEYSIEVDPRTVNAERLALLHELGFNRLSFGVQDFDAEVQKAVHRIQPAEQVFSLVESARSLGFDSVNVDLIYGLPRQTPESFDRTLAQVAQLHPDRIALYAYAHLPERFKPQRRIISAELPTASSKVSMLSRSLDAFMDAGYVYVGMDHFALPTDALAIAKRQGRLHRNFQGYSTQPDCDLIGLGVSAIGRVGATYSQNSKTLDEYYDFLDQGRLPVVRGLALTRDDLVRRAAIMALMCQGELLFEPMEQAWLIDFRKYFASEISQLEGMVEQGLVTVGSEGIEVTAMGWFFVRGIAMVFDRYLQVDRNRARFSRII; encoded by the coding sequence ATGACCGCTGTTTCGCCTGATCTTCTGCGCCGTTTCGACGTGCCAGGGCCCCGCTATACCTCTTATCCGACCGCCGACCGTTTTGTTGAGGCCTTTGGGCAAGATGAATACGTCCTTGCCCTCGAACAACGGCGGTCCGGGACGATGGCGAAAGCGTTGCCTTTGTCCCTGTATGTGCATATTCCGTTCTGCGAGTCGCTGTGTTACTACTGCGCATGCAACAAGATCATCACCAAGCACCATGATCGCGCCGATGTTTATCTGCGATATCTGAGCCGTGAGATTGATCTGCACACTGCACATTGTGGTGGCGGGCAGGTGGTAAGCCAGTTGCACTTGGGTGGTGGCACGCCAACATTCCTGTCCGACGCGGGCCTGCGCGAACTCATGGCCATGCTCAAGCGCAGTTTTGCCTTTGCACCGGGTGGCGAATACTCCATTGAAGTTGATCCGCGCACTGTCAACGCCGAGCGCTTGGCGCTACTGCACGAGCTGGGTTTTAACCGGCTGAGTTTCGGTGTGCAGGATTTTGATGCCGAGGTGCAAAAGGCGGTGCATCGCATACAACCGGCAGAGCAGGTGTTTTCTTTGGTGGAATCAGCGCGTTCGCTGGGCTTCGACTCGGTGAATGTGGATCTGATCTACGGGTTGCCTCGCCAAACCCCAGAGTCTTTTGATCGCACGTTGGCACAGGTCGCACAGTTGCATCCTGACCGTATTGCGCTCTACGCCTATGCCCATCTCCCTGAGCGTTTCAAGCCGCAGCGACGCATCATTTCGGCGGAGCTGCCAACGGCGTCAAGCAAGGTATCGATGTTGTCGCGCTCGTTGGATGCGTTCATGGATGCCGGATACGTGTATGTCGGCATGGACCATTTCGCGCTTCCGACGGATGCGCTGGCTATTGCCAAGCGGCAGGGGCGCTTGCATCGTAATTTTCAGGGTTACAGCACCCAACCAGACTGCGACCTGATTGGACTTGGGGTGTCTGCCATTGGCCGGGTTGGCGCCACTTACAGCCAGAACTCCAAAACGCTGGATGAGTACTACGACTTCCTTGACCAGGGGCGTCTTCCTGTCGTGCGCGGGCTCGCGCTCACGCGGGATGATTTGGTGCGGCGCGCTGCAATCATGGCGTTGATGTGCCAAGGGGAGTTGCTGTTCGAGCCCATGGAGCAGGCGTGGCTCATCGATTTCCGCAAGTACTTTGCCTCAGAGATTTCGCAACTCGAAGGCATGGTGGAGCAAGGTCTGGTCACTGTCGGTTCTGAAGGGATTGAAGTGACCGCGATGGGCTGGTTTTTTGTTCGCGGCATTGCGATGGTGTTTGACCGCTATCTGCAGGTGGACCGCAATCGCGCACGGTTTTCGCGCATCATCTGA
- the fnr gene encoding fumarate/nitrate reduction transcriptional regulator Fnr, translating into MNPLTIKVACSNCNLRELCMPVGLNEEQLQRIDEVVAVRRKIKRGGTLFRNGETFTSLYAIRTGFFKTCVATEDGRDQVTGFQMAGEIIGLDGIVNDHHTCDAVALEDAEVCVMPFDRIEELSREVTALQHHVHKIMSREIVREHGVMLLLGSMRAEERLAAFLLNLVQRLHARGFSQSELVLRMTREEIGSYLGLKLETVSRTFSKFVEEGVVEVKQRHVRILDTEALKRIVNSQQACH; encoded by the coding sequence ATGAACCCGCTCACCATCAAAGTCGCCTGTTCCAACTGCAATCTGCGGGAACTGTGCATGCCCGTTGGCTTGAATGAAGAGCAGCTCCAGCGCATCGACGAAGTGGTTGCTGTTCGCCGCAAGATAAAACGGGGCGGCACGCTGTTTCGCAATGGCGAAACATTCACTTCGCTGTATGCCATCCGAACGGGTTTCTTCAAGACCTGTGTCGCCACTGAAGATGGCCGCGACCAAGTTACCGGTTTTCAGATGGCTGGCGAGATCATCGGTCTCGACGGCATCGTCAATGATCACCACACCTGCGATGCCGTTGCACTCGAAGACGCCGAGGTCTGTGTAATGCCCTTTGACCGCATCGAAGAATTGTCCCGAGAGGTCACGGCCCTGCAGCACCATGTGCACAAGATCATGAGCCGCGAAATCGTGCGCGAGCACGGCGTGATGCTCCTGCTTGGCAGCATGCGTGCGGAAGAACGTCTTGCTGCGTTTCTTCTGAATTTGGTTCAACGCCTGCACGCTCGCGGTTTTTCGCAGTCTGAACTCGTGCTCCGCATGACACGTGAAGAAATTGGAAGCTATCTCGGGCTCAAACTCGAAACCGTCAGCCGGACGTTCTCCAAATTTGTGGAAGAAGGCGTTGTGGAGGTCAAACAGCGGCACGTCCGCATACTGGATACCGAGGCGCTCAAACGCATCGTCAATAGCCAACAGGCATGCCATTGA